The Malus sylvestris chromosome 12, drMalSylv7.2, whole genome shotgun sequence genome contains a region encoding:
- the LOC126593044 gene encoding probable calcium-binding protein CML49 isoform X4, which yields MSGYPHPPPGYGYGSAPPPAQPYGAPPQGQPYGAPPQGQGQPYGATPQGQHQTAQPYGAPSAPYGAPSSAPYGAPAAPYGTPYAPEKPYNPDKPHKNQGGGGGGGYPNQGGGGGGGYPPPAHGYGSPFAALLPSVFPPGTDPNVIACFQLADQDGSGFIDDKEMQRALSSYNESFSLRTVHLLMYTFTQTNARKIGPKEFAALFYSLQSWRGIFERFDRDRSGFIDANELRDALLSLGFSVSPVVLELLVSKFDKSGGKKRAIEYDNFIECCLTVKGLTEKFKEKDKAYTGMGTFNYEEFMLTVLPFLIA from the exons ATGTCAGGCTACCCACACCCTCCTCCCGGCTACGGCTACGGCAGCGCTCCACCACCAGCCCAACCTTACGGCGCGCCGCCTCAAGGCCAGCCCTACGGCGCGCCGCCCCAAGGTCAAGGTCAACCCTACGGCGCAACGCCGCAAGGGCAGCACCAGACAGCCCAACCCTACGGTGCTCCGTCTGCACCGTACGGCGCTCCATCCTCCGCACCGTACGGTGCTCCGGCAGCACCGTATGGCACGCCTTACGCGCCAGAGAAGCCGTACAATCCAGACAAGCCTCACAAGAATCAAGGTGGAGGAGGCGGAGGCGGATACCCGAATCAAG GCGGAGGAGGCGGAGGCGGATACCCACCACCTGCTCATGGTTACGGGAGCCCGTTTGCGGCTTTGTTGCCGTCGGTGTTCCCGCCGGGCACAGACCCGAACGTCATAGCTTGCTTTCAGCTGGCGGATCAGGACGGCAGCGGCTTCATCGACGACAAGGAGATGCAGAGAGCTCTGTCGTCGTACAATGAGAGCTTCAGCTTGAGGACTGTTCATCTTCTCATGTACACCTTCACCCAGACCAACGCCAGGAAGATCG GGCCTAAGGAATTCGCTGCACTGTTCTACAGTCTTCAAAGTTGGAGG GGAATATTTGAGAGGTTCGACCGGGACAGAAGTGGGTTCATTGATGCAAATGAGTTGAGAGATGCACTGCTGAGTCTGGGATTTTCTGTGTCACCTGTAGTTTTGGAACTGCTGGTCTCTAAATTCGACAAGTCTGGAGGCAAAAAGAGGGCCATTGAATATGACAATTTCATCGA GTGCTGTCTGACTGTTAAG GGATTAACTGAGAAGTTTAAGGAGAAGGACAAAGCGTACACTGGTATGGGAACTTTCAATTATGAGGAGTTCATGTTGACTGTCCTGCCATTCCTCATTGCGTAG
- the LOC126593044 gene encoding probable calcium-binding protein CML49 isoform X3 encodes MSGYPHPPPGYGYGSAPPPAQPYGAPPQGQPYGAPPQAQPYGAPSAPYGAPSSAPYGAPAAPYGTPYAPEKPYNPDKPHKNQGGGGGGGYPNQGGGGGGGYPSQGGGGGGGYPNQGGGGGGGYPPPAHGYGSPFAALLPSVFPPGTDPNVIACFQLADQDGSGFIDDKEMQRALSSYNESFSLRTVHLLMYTFTQTNARKIGPKEFAALFYSLQSWRGIFERFDRDRSGFIDANELRDALLSLGFSVSPVVLELLVSKFDKSGGKKRAIEYDNFIECCLTVKGLTEKFKEKDKAYTGMGTFNYEEFMLTVLPFLIA; translated from the exons ATGTCAGGCTACCCACACCCTCCTCCCGGCTACGGCTACGGCAGCGCTCCACCACCAGCCCAACCTTACGGCGCGCCGCCTCAAGGCCAGCCCTACGGCGCGCCGCCCCAAG CCCAACCCTACGGTGCTCCGTCTGCACCGTACGGCGCTCCATCCTCCGCACCGTACGGTGCTCCGGCAGCACCGTATGGCACGCCTTACGCGCCAGAGAAGCCGTACAATCCAGACAAGCCTCACAAGAATCAAGGTGGAGGAGGCGGAGGCGGATACCCGAATCAAGGTGGAGGAGGCGGAGGCGGATACCCCAGTCAAGGCGGAGGAGGCGGAGGCGGATACCCGAATCAAGGCGGAGGAGGCGGAGGCGGATACCCACCACCTGCTCATGGTTACGGGAGCCCGTTTGCGGCTTTGTTGCCGTCGGTGTTCCCGCCGGGCACAGACCCGAACGTCATAGCTTGCTTTCAGCTGGCGGATCAGGACGGCAGCGGCTTCATCGACGACAAGGAGATGCAGAGAGCTCTGTCGTCGTACAATGAGAGCTTCAGCTTGAGGACTGTTCATCTTCTCATGTACACCTTCACCCAGACCAACGCCAGGAAGATCG GGCCTAAGGAATTCGCTGCACTGTTCTACAGTCTTCAAAGTTGGAGG GGAATATTTGAGAGGTTCGACCGGGACAGAAGTGGGTTCATTGATGCAAATGAGTTGAGAGATGCACTGCTGAGTCTGGGATTTTCTGTGTCACCTGTAGTTTTGGAACTGCTGGTCTCTAAATTCGACAAGTCTGGAGGCAAAAAGAGGGCCATTGAATATGACAATTTCATCGA GTGCTGTCTGACTGTTAAG GGATTAACTGAGAAGTTTAAGGAGAAGGACAAAGCGTACACTGGTATGGGAACTTTCAATTATGAGGAGTTCATGTTGACTGTCCTGCCATTCCTCATTGCGTAG
- the LOC126593044 gene encoding probable calcium-binding protein CML49 isoform X5, which yields MSGYPHPPPGYGYGSAPPPAQPYGAPPQGQPYGAPPQGQGQPYGATPQGQHQTAQPYGAPSAPYGAPSSAPYGAPAAPYGTPYAPEKPYNPDKPHKNQGGGGGGGYPNQGGGGGGGYPPPAHGYGSPFAALLPSVFPPGTDPNVIACFQLADQDGSGFIDDKEMQRALSSYNESFSLRTVHLLMYTFTQTNARKIGPKEFAALFYSLQSWRGIFERFDRDRSGFIDANELRDALLSLGFSVSPVVLELLVSKFDKSGGKKRAIEYDNFIECCLTVKGLTEKFKEKDKAYTGMGTFNYEEFMLTVLPFLIA from the exons ATGTCAGGCTACCCACACCCTCCTCCCGGCTACGGCTACGGCAGCGCTCCACCACCAGCCCAACCTTACGGCGCGCCGCCTCAAGGCCAGCCCTACGGCGCGCCGCCCCAAGGTCAAGGTCAACCCTACGGCGCAACGCCGCAAGGGCAGCACCAGACAGCCCAACCCTACGGTGCTCCGTCTGCACCGTACGGCGCTCCATCCTCCGCACCGTACGGTGCTCCGGCAGCACCGTATGGCACGCCTTACGCGCCAGAGAAGCCGTACAATCCAGACAAGCCTCACAAGAATCAAG GCGGAGGAGGCGGAGGCGGATACCCGAATCAAGGCGGAGGAGGCGGAGGCGGATACCCACCACCTGCTCATGGTTACGGGAGCCCGTTTGCGGCTTTGTTGCCGTCGGTGTTCCCGCCGGGCACAGACCCGAACGTCATAGCTTGCTTTCAGCTGGCGGATCAGGACGGCAGCGGCTTCATCGACGACAAGGAGATGCAGAGAGCTCTGTCGTCGTACAATGAGAGCTTCAGCTTGAGGACTGTTCATCTTCTCATGTACACCTTCACCCAGACCAACGCCAGGAAGATCG GGCCTAAGGAATTCGCTGCACTGTTCTACAGTCTTCAAAGTTGGAGG GGAATATTTGAGAGGTTCGACCGGGACAGAAGTGGGTTCATTGATGCAAATGAGTTGAGAGATGCACTGCTGAGTCTGGGATTTTCTGTGTCACCTGTAGTTTTGGAACTGCTGGTCTCTAAATTCGACAAGTCTGGAGGCAAAAAGAGGGCCATTGAATATGACAATTTCATCGA GTGCTGTCTGACTGTTAAG GGATTAACTGAGAAGTTTAAGGAGAAGGACAAAGCGTACACTGGTATGGGAACTTTCAATTATGAGGAGTTCATGTTGACTGTCCTGCCATTCCTCATTGCGTAG
- the LOC126593045 gene encoding alpha carbonic anhydrase 4-like isoform X2, with product MGGDETPFTYLEGTGKGPKKWGEIDPHWKVCDTGKLQSPIDLLDQRVQVFPHLGKLKRGYKPAPATVKNRGHDITMRWNGDAGKININGTDYRLLQCHWHSPSEHTFNGSRYALEFHVVHLSSTGKIAVIGIVYKYGRPDPLLSKLFHHIKSVGIEGEVDIGIINPGDIKFGSRKYYRYIGSLTVPPCTEGVIWTIVKKVRTVSREQVHALREAVHDGFEMNARPTQELDGRPVLLYTPRDIGGSA from the exons ATGGGTG GTGATGAAACTCCATTTACTTATCTTGAAGGAACTGGTAAAGGACCAAAGAAATGGGGAGAAATTGACCCTCATTGGAAAGTTTGTGATACTGGAAAATTGCAGTCTCCAATCGATCTTCTTGACCAAAGGGTGCAGGTTTTCCCTCACTTGGGGAAATTGAAAAGGGGTTACAAACCAGCTCCTGCTACTGTGAAGAACCGAGGTCATGACATCACG ATGAGGTGGAACGGAGATGCAGGAAAAATCAACATAAATGGGACTGATTATAGACTGTTACAATGTCATTGGCATTCACCCTCTGAACATACGTTTAATGGATCaag GTATGCTTTGGAGTTTCATGTTGTTCATTTAAGCTCTACCGGAAAGATTGCTGTAATTGGAATTGTGTACAAATATGGTCGACCTGATCCCCTCCTTTCAAAG CTATTCCACCACATAAAATCGGTTGGGATAGAAGGGGAGGTTGACATAGGGATTATTAATCCTGGGGATATTAAGTTCGGAAGCAGAAAGTACTACAGATATATCGGTTCTCTTACCGTTCCTCCGTGCACTGAGGGTGTAATTTGGACAATCGTCAAAAAG gtGAGGACAGTCTCAAGGGAGCAAGTGCATGCACTAAGGGAGGCTGTACATGAT GGATTCGAGATGAATGCAAGGCCAACTCAGGAACTGGATGGAAGACCAGTGCTGTTATACACTCCAAGGGACATTGGAGGTTCTGCTTAA
- the LOC126593044 gene encoding probable calcium-binding protein CML49 isoform X1: MSGYPHPPPGYGYGSAPPPAQPYGAPPQGQPYGAPPQGQGQPYGATPQGQHQTAQPYGAPSAPYGAPSSAPYGAPAAPYGTPYAPEKPYNPDKPHKNQGGGGGGGYPNQGGGGGGGYPSQGGGGGGGYPNQGGGGGGGYPPPAHGYGSPFAALLPSVFPPGTDPNVIACFQLADQDGSGFIDDKEMQRALSSYNESFSLRTVHLLMYTFTQTNARKIGPKEFAALFYSLQSWRGIFERFDRDRSGFIDANELRDALLSLGFSVSPVVLELLVSKFDKSGGKKRAIEYDNFIECCLTVKGLTEKFKEKDKAYTGMGTFNYEEFMLTVLPFLIA, from the exons ATGTCAGGCTACCCACACCCTCCTCCCGGCTACGGCTACGGCAGCGCTCCACCACCAGCCCAACCTTACGGCGCGCCGCCTCAAGGCCAGCCCTACGGCGCGCCGCCCCAAGGTCAAGGTCAACCCTACGGCGCAACGCCGCAAGGGCAGCACCAGACAGCCCAACCCTACGGTGCTCCGTCTGCACCGTACGGCGCTCCATCCTCCGCACCGTACGGTGCTCCGGCAGCACCGTATGGCACGCCTTACGCGCCAGAGAAGCCGTACAATCCAGACAAGCCTCACAAGAATCAAGGTGGAGGAGGCGGAGGCGGATACCCGAATCAAGGTGGAGGAGGCGGAGGCGGATACCCCAGTCAAGGCGGAGGAGGCGGAGGCGGATACCCGAATCAAGGCGGAGGAGGCGGAGGCGGATACCCACCACCTGCTCATGGTTACGGGAGCCCGTTTGCGGCTTTGTTGCCGTCGGTGTTCCCGCCGGGCACAGACCCGAACGTCATAGCTTGCTTTCAGCTGGCGGATCAGGACGGCAGCGGCTTCATCGACGACAAGGAGATGCAGAGAGCTCTGTCGTCGTACAATGAGAGCTTCAGCTTGAGGACTGTTCATCTTCTCATGTACACCTTCACCCAGACCAACGCCAGGAAGATCG GGCCTAAGGAATTCGCTGCACTGTTCTACAGTCTTCAAAGTTGGAGG GGAATATTTGAGAGGTTCGACCGGGACAGAAGTGGGTTCATTGATGCAAATGAGTTGAGAGATGCACTGCTGAGTCTGGGATTTTCTGTGTCACCTGTAGTTTTGGAACTGCTGGTCTCTAAATTCGACAAGTCTGGAGGCAAAAAGAGGGCCATTGAATATGACAATTTCATCGA GTGCTGTCTGACTGTTAAG GGATTAACTGAGAAGTTTAAGGAGAAGGACAAAGCGTACACTGGTATGGGAACTTTCAATTATGAGGAGTTCATGTTGACTGTCCTGCCATTCCTCATTGCGTAG
- the LOC126593045 gene encoding alpha carbonic anhydrase 4-like isoform X1 — MSLFYVAMTKPNFFFLFLASLLFSSHHSSFTICSAAVEDSDEVGDETPFTYLEGTGKGPKKWGEIDPHWKVCDTGKLQSPIDLLDQRVQVFPHLGKLKRGYKPAPATVKNRGHDITMRWNGDAGKININGTDYRLLQCHWHSPSEHTFNGSRYALEFHVVHLSSTGKIAVIGIVYKYGRPDPLLSKLFHHIKSVGIEGEVDIGIINPGDIKFGSRKYYRYIGSLTVPPCTEGVIWTIVKKVRTVSREQVHALREAVHDGFEMNARPTQELDGRPVLLYTPRDIGGSA; from the exons ATGAGCTTGTTCTACGTCGCCATGACCAAACCcaacttcttctttctctttcttgcgTCTCTCCTCTTCTCGTCTCATCACTCCTCCTTCACCATTTGCAGTGCAGCAGTCGAGGACTCTGATGAAGTTG GTGATGAAACTCCATTTACTTATCTTGAAGGAACTGGTAAAGGACCAAAGAAATGGGGAGAAATTGACCCTCATTGGAAAGTTTGTGATACTGGAAAATTGCAGTCTCCAATCGATCTTCTTGACCAAAGGGTGCAGGTTTTCCCTCACTTGGGGAAATTGAAAAGGGGTTACAAACCAGCTCCTGCTACTGTGAAGAACCGAGGTCATGACATCACG ATGAGGTGGAACGGAGATGCAGGAAAAATCAACATAAATGGGACTGATTATAGACTGTTACAATGTCATTGGCATTCACCCTCTGAACATACGTTTAATGGATCaag GTATGCTTTGGAGTTTCATGTTGTTCATTTAAGCTCTACCGGAAAGATTGCTGTAATTGGAATTGTGTACAAATATGGTCGACCTGATCCCCTCCTTTCAAAG CTATTCCACCACATAAAATCGGTTGGGATAGAAGGGGAGGTTGACATAGGGATTATTAATCCTGGGGATATTAAGTTCGGAAGCAGAAAGTACTACAGATATATCGGTTCTCTTACCGTTCCTCCGTGCACTGAGGGTGTAATTTGGACAATCGTCAAAAAG gtGAGGACAGTCTCAAGGGAGCAAGTGCATGCACTAAGGGAGGCTGTACATGAT GGATTCGAGATGAATGCAAGGCCAACTCAGGAACTGGATGGAAGACCAGTGCTGTTATACACTCCAAGGGACATTGGAGGTTCTGCTTAA
- the LOC126593044 gene encoding probable calcium-binding protein CML49 isoform X2, translating into MSGYPHPPPGYGYGSAPPPAQPYGAPPQGQPYGAPPQGQGQPYGATPQGQHQTAQPYGAPSAPYGAPSSAPYGAPAAPYGTPYAPEKPYNPDKPHKNQGGGGGGGYPNQGGGGGGGYPNQGGGGGGGYPPPAHGYGSPFAALLPSVFPPGTDPNVIACFQLADQDGSGFIDDKEMQRALSSYNESFSLRTVHLLMYTFTQTNARKIGPKEFAALFYSLQSWRGIFERFDRDRSGFIDANELRDALLSLGFSVSPVVLELLVSKFDKSGGKKRAIEYDNFIECCLTVKGLTEKFKEKDKAYTGMGTFNYEEFMLTVLPFLIA; encoded by the exons ATGTCAGGCTACCCACACCCTCCTCCCGGCTACGGCTACGGCAGCGCTCCACCACCAGCCCAACCTTACGGCGCGCCGCCTCAAGGCCAGCCCTACGGCGCGCCGCCCCAAGGTCAAGGTCAACCCTACGGCGCAACGCCGCAAGGGCAGCACCAGACAGCCCAACCCTACGGTGCTCCGTCTGCACCGTACGGCGCTCCATCCTCCGCACCGTACGGTGCTCCGGCAGCACCGTATGGCACGCCTTACGCGCCAGAGAAGCCGTACAATCCAGACAAGCCTCACAAGAATCAAGGTGGAGGAGGCGGAGGCGGATACCCGAATCAAG GCGGAGGAGGCGGAGGCGGATACCCGAATCAAGGCGGAGGAGGCGGAGGCGGATACCCACCACCTGCTCATGGTTACGGGAGCCCGTTTGCGGCTTTGTTGCCGTCGGTGTTCCCGCCGGGCACAGACCCGAACGTCATAGCTTGCTTTCAGCTGGCGGATCAGGACGGCAGCGGCTTCATCGACGACAAGGAGATGCAGAGAGCTCTGTCGTCGTACAATGAGAGCTTCAGCTTGAGGACTGTTCATCTTCTCATGTACACCTTCACCCAGACCAACGCCAGGAAGATCG GGCCTAAGGAATTCGCTGCACTGTTCTACAGTCTTCAAAGTTGGAGG GGAATATTTGAGAGGTTCGACCGGGACAGAAGTGGGTTCATTGATGCAAATGAGTTGAGAGATGCACTGCTGAGTCTGGGATTTTCTGTGTCACCTGTAGTTTTGGAACTGCTGGTCTCTAAATTCGACAAGTCTGGAGGCAAAAAGAGGGCCATTGAATATGACAATTTCATCGA GTGCTGTCTGACTGTTAAG GGATTAACTGAGAAGTTTAAGGAGAAGGACAAAGCGTACACTGGTATGGGAACTTTCAATTATGAGGAGTTCATGTTGACTGTCCTGCCATTCCTCATTGCGTAG
- the LOC126593044 gene encoding probable calcium-binding protein CML49 isoform X6, which translates to MSGYPHPPPGYGYGSAPPPAQPYGAPPQGQPYGAPPQGQGQPYGATPQGQHQTAQPYGAPSAPYGAPSSAPYGAPAAPYGTPYAPEKPYNPDKPHKNQGGGGGGGYPPPAHGYGSPFAALLPSVFPPGTDPNVIACFQLADQDGSGFIDDKEMQRALSSYNESFSLRTVHLLMYTFTQTNARKIGPKEFAALFYSLQSWRGIFERFDRDRSGFIDANELRDALLSLGFSVSPVVLELLVSKFDKSGGKKRAIEYDNFIECCLTVKGLTEKFKEKDKAYTGMGTFNYEEFMLTVLPFLIA; encoded by the exons ATGTCAGGCTACCCACACCCTCCTCCCGGCTACGGCTACGGCAGCGCTCCACCACCAGCCCAACCTTACGGCGCGCCGCCTCAAGGCCAGCCCTACGGCGCGCCGCCCCAAGGTCAAGGTCAACCCTACGGCGCAACGCCGCAAGGGCAGCACCAGACAGCCCAACCCTACGGTGCTCCGTCTGCACCGTACGGCGCTCCATCCTCCGCACCGTACGGTGCTCCGGCAGCACCGTATGGCACGCCTTACGCGCCAGAGAAGCCGTACAATCCAGACAAGCCTCACAAGAATCAAG GCGGAGGAGGCGGAGGCGGATACCCACCACCTGCTCATGGTTACGGGAGCCCGTTTGCGGCTTTGTTGCCGTCGGTGTTCCCGCCGGGCACAGACCCGAACGTCATAGCTTGCTTTCAGCTGGCGGATCAGGACGGCAGCGGCTTCATCGACGACAAGGAGATGCAGAGAGCTCTGTCGTCGTACAATGAGAGCTTCAGCTTGAGGACTGTTCATCTTCTCATGTACACCTTCACCCAGACCAACGCCAGGAAGATCG GGCCTAAGGAATTCGCTGCACTGTTCTACAGTCTTCAAAGTTGGAGG GGAATATTTGAGAGGTTCGACCGGGACAGAAGTGGGTTCATTGATGCAAATGAGTTGAGAGATGCACTGCTGAGTCTGGGATTTTCTGTGTCACCTGTAGTTTTGGAACTGCTGGTCTCTAAATTCGACAAGTCTGGAGGCAAAAAGAGGGCCATTGAATATGACAATTTCATCGA GTGCTGTCTGACTGTTAAG GGATTAACTGAGAAGTTTAAGGAGAAGGACAAAGCGTACACTGGTATGGGAACTTTCAATTATGAGGAGTTCATGTTGACTGTCCTGCCATTCCTCATTGCGTAG